The Deltaproteobacteria bacterium genome includes a region encoding these proteins:
- a CDS encoding xanthine dehydrogenase family protein subunit M yields MAVFYRRLPRFRYTAPGTLEEALGLLNDQKGATRLLAGGTDLIPQLKRRGTVLPETVVDLKGIPGLAAVSYDERSGLRIGALTTINTVSRTPVIQKRFSILAQAAATMASPQVRNRGTFAGNICTAVPSADSAPALLSLEAQVRLRGAGGERIVPLDGFFIGPRRTVAEPDEILQSILVPSPEEGCRGIYLKLSPRHSMDLAIVGVAATGVAEAGSCKKICLALGAVAPTPIRARQAEVILTGQRLNPEVIEAAARMAMEECRPIDDHRASADYRRDMVYMLTRRAINQIFPSV; encoded by the coding sequence ATGGCTGTATTTTATCGAAGATTGCCCCGTTTCCGGTACACGGCCCCCGGGACACTCGAAGAGGCCTTGGGCCTGCTCAATGATCAGAAAGGCGCCACAAGGCTTTTAGCCGGTGGCACCGACCTGATCCCGCAACTCAAACGACGAGGGACGGTCTTGCCCGAAACAGTCGTTGACTTGAAGGGGATTCCCGGACTGGCTGCGGTTTCCTATGACGAGAGGAGCGGCCTCCGAATCGGTGCTTTGACCACCATCAATACCGTTTCCCGGACCCCCGTTATTCAAAAACGTTTTTCGATTCTGGCTCAAGCGGCCGCTACCATGGCCTCGCCCCAGGTCCGAAACCGGGGGACCTTTGCCGGGAATATCTGCACGGCCGTCCCCTCGGCCGACAGCGCCCCGGCACTCTTATCCCTGGAGGCCCAAGTCAGGTTGAGAGGAGCCGGCGGTGAGCGGATTGTCCCCCTTGATGGCTTTTTCATCGGGCCTCGTCGGACCGTGGCTGAACCGGACGAGATCCTTCAAAGCATCCTGGTCCCTTCCCCGGAGGAGGGCTGCCGTGGAATTTATTTAAAACTTTCTCCACGCCATTCCATGGATCTGGCGATCGTCGGGGTGGCCGCCACCGGGGTGGCGGAGGCTGGGTCTTGTAAAAAAATATGCCTTGCCCTGGGGGCCGTGGCTCCCACGCCCATTCGGGCCAGGCAGGCTGAAGTCATCCTTACAGGGCAAAGGCTCAACCCGGAGGTTATCGAGGCAGCGGCCCGGATGGCCATGGAAGAATGCCGCCCCATCGATGATCACCGGGCCTCGG